Proteins encoded within one genomic window of Brachybacterium muris:
- a CDS encoding ABC transporter permease, with protein sequence MSAVTPSAADQGSAPGVGAGGTGAGGPEAPLPAERGEGRWGQLVQNIARGNLLVVVASFVFAFIIGSILILIADEEVREAAGYFFARPSDTLTAAWQSISQAYLAMFRGAVFDVPAFTRTLESLRADGGTGTYVWGPALMSGLRPLTETLTIATPLIIAACGMAVGFRAGLFNIGGTGQLIVGAMFAGYVGFTFELPIVLHLLVALVAGVLAGGIWGGIAGFLKARFGANEVISTIMLNWIATYLLFFALKTSAFTGANQAQPTSPSVKSTAALPQLLGPQYRLHLGILIAIAVVVFLWWLMNRSTLGFQFRAVGSNPRAARVAGISPAKASFAVMAVAGALVGLAGAVHILGTEKRLTEGIAGSLGFDAITVALLGRSGPVGIVLAGLLFAGLSTGGRYMETNQGVPLDLVSVIQALVVLFIAAPPLVRTLIGLRRVDNPGAGERRRRARAATSTPGSGSTAVPASTSTAASTDATPAGSDATGDIPGGRSRSGPDEPTTDARTETKGEDR encoded by the coding sequence ATGAGCGCCGTCACCCCGTCTGCCGCCGACCAGGGCAGCGCACCCGGCGTGGGCGCCGGCGGCACCGGTGCCGGTGGCCCCGAGGCCCCGCTCCCCGCCGAGCGCGGCGAGGGCCGCTGGGGTCAGCTGGTCCAGAACATCGCCCGCGGAAACCTGCTGGTGGTGGTGGCGAGCTTCGTGTTCGCCTTCATCATCGGCTCGATCCTGATCCTCATCGCCGACGAGGAGGTGCGGGAGGCCGCCGGCTACTTCTTCGCCCGGCCCTCCGACACCCTCACCGCCGCCTGGCAGTCCATCTCCCAGGCCTACCTGGCGATGTTCCGCGGCGCCGTGTTCGACGTCCCCGCCTTCACCCGCACGCTCGAGTCGCTGCGGGCCGACGGCGGCACCGGCACCTACGTGTGGGGCCCGGCACTGATGAGCGGCCTGCGTCCGCTCACCGAGACCCTCACCATCGCTACCCCGCTGATCATCGCCGCCTGCGGCATGGCCGTGGGCTTCCGTGCCGGCCTGTTCAACATCGGTGGCACCGGCCAGCTGATCGTTGGCGCCATGTTCGCCGGCTACGTGGGCTTCACCTTCGAGCTGCCGATCGTGCTGCACCTGCTGGTGGCCCTGGTCGCCGGTGTCCTCGCCGGTGGCATCTGGGGCGGCATCGCCGGTTTCCTCAAGGCGCGCTTCGGCGCCAACGAGGTGATCAGCACCATCATGCTGAACTGGATCGCCACCTACCTGCTGTTCTTCGCCCTGAAGACCAGCGCCTTCACCGGGGCGAACCAGGCCCAGCCCACCTCCCCGTCGGTGAAGTCCACCGCCGCCCTGCCGCAGCTGCTGGGCCCCCAGTACCGCCTCCACCTCGGCATCCTGATCGCGATCGCCGTGGTCGTGTTCCTGTGGTGGCTGATGAACCGCTCGACGCTCGGGTTCCAGTTCCGCGCCGTGGGCTCGAACCCGCGTGCGGCCCGCGTGGCCGGCATCTCCCCGGCCAAGGCATCCTTCGCGGTGATGGCCGTGGCCGGCGCCCTGGTGGGCCTGGCCGGAGCGGTGCACATCCTGGGCACCGAGAAGCGCCTCACCGAGGGCATCGCCGGATCGCTCGGCTTCGACGCGATCACCGTGGCCCTGCTGGGACGCTCCGGCCCCGTGGGCATCGTGCTGGCCGGCCTGCTGTTCGCGGGCCTGTCCACCGGCGGCCGCTACATGGAGACCAACCAGGGCGTCCCGCTGGACCTCGTCTCCGTGATCCAGGCGCTGGTGGTGCTGTTCATCGCCGCCCCGCCCCTGGTGCGCACCCTGATCGGTCTGCGCCGCGTCGACAACCCCGGGGCAGGGGAGCGGCGCCGCCGCGCCCGGGCCGCGACGAGCACCCCCGGATCGGGGAGCACCGCCGTGCCCGCGAGCACCTCCACCGCCGCCTCGACGGATGCGACCCCCGCCGGATCGGACGCAACGGGTGACATCCCCGGTGGCCGGTCCCGATCCGGGCCCGATGAACCCACCACCGATGCCCGCACCGAGACGAAGGGAGAGGACCGATGA
- a CDS encoding ATP-binding cassette domain-containing protein, protein MKLELREITKTFGSFVANDAIDLVIEPGEIHSLLGENGAGKSTLMNVLYGLYRPDGGQILIDGQPVRFTGPGDAMAAGIGMVHQHFMLVPVFTVAENVVLGHEPTRGGMLDLGAARKLVREISARFGFDLDPDALIEDLPVGAQQRVEIVKALSRHAEVLVLDEPTAVLTPHETDELMAIMRQLRDEGTSIVFITHKLREVKAVSDRITVIRRGKVVGSADPSADQADLASLMVGRQVSLALDKAPAAPGEVALEVDDLRVTDESGVRTLDGVSFDVHRGEVLAVAGVQGNGQTELTEALLGLQDNVQGSAKLDGAELVGRTTKQILDAGIGFVPEDRTHDALVPDFSVAENLVLDQFNRPPYGSALAMRPAAVRTNAETLVEDFDVRTSSAQNAVSTLSGGNQQKVVMARALNRELSLLIASQPTRGVDVGSIEFLHRRILDERDRGTPVIIVSTELDEVTQLADRIAVMYRGTILGIVPGDTDRDVLGLMMAGYTAEAAREAVAAGARTTDSQLADEGELA, encoded by the coding sequence GTGAAGCTCGAACTGCGTGAGATCACGAAGACCTTCGGGTCCTTCGTCGCCAATGACGCCATCGACCTGGTGATCGAGCCCGGGGAGATCCACTCCCTGCTGGGCGAGAACGGGGCCGGCAAGTCCACCTTGATGAACGTGCTGTACGGGCTGTACCGGCCCGACGGCGGCCAGATCCTCATCGACGGTCAGCCCGTGCGCTTCACCGGACCCGGTGACGCCATGGCGGCGGGCATCGGCATGGTGCACCAGCACTTCATGCTGGTCCCGGTGTTCACGGTGGCCGAGAACGTGGTGCTGGGCCATGAGCCCACCCGCGGCGGCATGCTGGACCTCGGCGCCGCGAGGAAGCTGGTGCGGGAGATCTCCGCCCGGTTCGGCTTCGACCTGGACCCCGACGCGCTCATCGAGGACCTCCCCGTGGGCGCCCAGCAGCGCGTCGAGATCGTCAAGGCCCTCAGCCGCCACGCCGAGGTGCTGGTGCTGGACGAGCCCACCGCCGTGCTCACCCCGCACGAGACCGACGAGCTGATGGCGATCATGCGCCAGCTGCGCGACGAGGGCACCTCCATCGTGTTCATCACGCACAAGCTGCGCGAGGTCAAGGCCGTCTCCGACCGCATCACCGTGATCCGTCGCGGCAAGGTCGTCGGCAGTGCGGACCCGTCCGCGGACCAGGCGGACCTGGCTTCCCTGATGGTGGGCCGCCAGGTGTCCCTCGCACTGGACAAGGCCCCCGCCGCACCCGGTGAGGTGGCACTGGAGGTCGACGACCTGCGGGTGACCGACGAATCCGGAGTGCGCACCCTGGACGGCGTGAGCTTCGACGTCCACCGCGGCGAGGTGCTGGCCGTCGCCGGTGTGCAGGGCAACGGGCAGACCGAGCTCACCGAGGCCCTGCTGGGCCTGCAGGACAACGTGCAGGGATCCGCGAAGCTGGACGGCGCCGAGCTGGTGGGCCGCACCACCAAGCAGATCCTCGACGCCGGGATCGGCTTCGTCCCCGAGGACCGCACCCACGACGCCCTGGTGCCGGACTTCTCCGTCGCCGAGAACCTGGTGCTGGACCAGTTCAACCGCCCGCCCTACGGCTCCGCCCTGGCGATGCGTCCCGCCGCGGTGCGCACCAACGCAGAGACCCTGGTCGAGGATTTCGACGTGCGCACCTCCTCCGCGCAGAACGCCGTGTCCACGCTCTCCGGCGGCAACCAGCAGAAGGTGGTGATGGCCCGCGCCCTGAACCGTGAGCTTTCACTGCTGATCGCCTCCCAGCCCACCCGTGGCGTGGACGTGGGCTCCATCGAATTCCTCCACCGCCGGATCCTGGACGAGCGCGACCGCGGCACCCCCGTGATCATCGTGTCCACCGAACTGGACGAGGTCACCCAGCTGGCCGACCGCATCGCCGTGATGTACCGCGGCACCATCCTGGGCATCGTCCCCGGCGACACCGACCGCGACGTGCTGGGCCTGATGATGGCCGGGTACACCGCCGAGGCGGCCCGCGAGGCCGTCGCCGCCGGAGCCCGCACCACCGACTCCCAGCTCGCTGACGAAGGAGAGCTCGCATGA
- a CDS encoding BMP family lipoprotein produces the protein MKNISRALALTGAGILTLAACGTAPETGGDGGNAGSDGGSGGTDYKACMVSDSGGWDDKSFNESSHNGLEAAESELGIQTQTAESTAVSDFEPNINNLVSADCNLVFTVGFLLAPATGNAAQANPDVNFAIVDSTAQDADGNPIELDNVKPIEFNTAEAAFLAGYLAAGMSETGKVATYGGMDIPTVTIFMDGYADGVAHYNEKNGTDVEVLGWNKDSQSGSIIGSFEDQSKGKAVSDEFYNAGADIVMPVAGPVGAGTLASAKEGEGRMVIWVDADGYETNSSDAEAQGVILTSVMKLMGEAVQDVAEEGSNDSFDNSPYVGTLENGGVGLAPFHDFEDKVSDDLKSELDTLKQEIIDGTVTVESEAAPAPES, from the coding sequence ATGAAGAACATCTCGCGCGCGCTCGCACTGACCGGCGCCGGCATCCTCACCCTCGCCGCTTGCGGTACCGCTCCCGAGACCGGCGGCGACGGCGGCAACGCCGGCAGCGACGGCGGCAGCGGCGGCACCGACTACAAGGCCTGCATGGTCTCCGACTCCGGCGGCTGGGACGACAAGTCCTTCAACGAGTCCAGCCACAACGGCCTCGAGGCCGCCGAGTCCGAGCTGGGCATCCAGACCCAGACCGCCGAGTCCACCGCCGTCTCCGACTTCGAGCCGAACATCAACAACCTCGTCTCGGCCGACTGCAACCTGGTCTTCACCGTCGGCTTCCTGCTGGCACCCGCCACCGGCAACGCCGCCCAGGCCAACCCCGACGTGAACTTCGCGATCGTGGACTCCACCGCCCAGGACGCCGACGGCAACCCGATCGAGCTGGACAACGTCAAGCCCATCGAGTTCAACACCGCCGAGGCCGCGTTCCTGGCCGGCTACCTCGCCGCCGGCATGAGCGAGACCGGCAAGGTCGCCACCTACGGCGGCATGGACATCCCCACCGTCACCATCTTCATGGACGGCTACGCCGACGGCGTGGCCCACTACAACGAGAAGAACGGCACCGACGTCGAGGTGCTGGGCTGGAACAAGGACTCCCAGTCCGGCTCGATCATCGGCTCCTTCGAGGACCAGTCCAAGGGCAAGGCCGTCTCGGACGAGTTCTACAACGCGGGTGCCGACATCGTGATGCCCGTGGCCGGCCCCGTGGGCGCCGGCACCCTGGCCTCCGCCAAGGAGGGCGAGGGCCGCATGGTGATCTGGGTCGACGCCGACGGCTACGAGACCAACTCCTCCGACGCCGAGGCGCAGGGCGTGATCCTCACCTCCGTCATGAAGCTGATGGGCGAGGCCGTCCAGGACGTCGCCGAAGAGGGCTCCAACGACTCCTTCGACAACTCCCCGTACGTGGGCACCCTCGAGAACGGTGGCGTGGGCCTGGCCCCCTTCCACGACTTCGAGGACAAGGTCTCCGACGACCTGAAGAGCGAGCTGGACACCCTCAAGCAGGAGATCATCGACGGCACCGTGACCGTCGAGTCCGAGGCAGCTCCCGCCCCGGAGTCCTGA
- a CDS encoding M20 family metallopeptidase, whose translation MDQLLGTTTPGSTEQGPAPQGWAGHGLLGADGLLHRTIAERSSRLRDIRRHLHRHPELSHEEHGTTDYVVDQLQALGLSPQRMPRTGAICDIPGSDPGLKPVALRADMDALGIPELSTVSFRSTVDGVSHACGHDVHMSAVLGAAHALVRVAEEGALRRGVRLVFQPSEEKHPCGALELIGEGVVDDVDSILALHCDPGVDVGHVGLKSGPITSATDPVKIQVRGAGGHTSRPHLTQDLVYALGSIATQLPAALSRRMDPRSGVNLTWGSIHAGSAFNAIPSSGTLEGTLRCLDHDAWDRAEDLLEEVLADLVRPWGVEARVTHDRGVPPVSNSPHSVEVLSAAVTSVLGRQNLDPTAQSLGGEDFAWYLEKVPGALARLGTRTPGGRTYDLHMGDLMIDERAIGIGAEVLATACVLRDPYPT comes from the coding sequence GTGGATCAACTGCTGGGGACGACGACGCCCGGATCGACCGAGCAGGGGCCGGCCCCGCAGGGCTGGGCGGGCCACGGCCTACTGGGGGCCGATGGCCTTCTGCACCGCACGATCGCCGAGCGTTCATCGCGCCTGCGTGACATCCGTCGGCACCTGCACCGTCACCCGGAGCTCTCCCATGAGGAGCACGGCACCACCGACTACGTGGTCGACCAGCTGCAAGCCCTGGGCCTCTCACCGCAGCGGATGCCCCGCACCGGAGCGATCTGCGACATCCCCGGCTCCGATCCCGGGCTGAAGCCGGTGGCGCTGCGTGCGGACATGGACGCCCTGGGCATCCCGGAGCTGTCCACCGTGTCGTTCCGCTCCACGGTGGACGGGGTCTCCCATGCCTGCGGTCACGACGTGCACATGAGCGCGGTGCTCGGTGCCGCCCACGCCCTGGTGCGGGTGGCCGAGGAGGGAGCTCTGCGGCGCGGGGTGCGGCTCGTCTTCCAGCCCTCCGAGGAGAAGCACCCCTGCGGGGCGCTCGAGCTGATCGGAGAGGGCGTGGTCGATGACGTCGACTCGATCCTGGCCCTGCACTGCGACCCCGGGGTGGACGTGGGGCACGTGGGCCTGAAGTCCGGCCCCATCACCTCAGCCACCGACCCGGTGAAGATCCAGGTACGGGGCGCGGGTGGACACACCTCCCGCCCGCACCTCACCCAGGACCTGGTGTACGCACTGGGATCGATCGCCACCCAGCTGCCCGCAGCGCTCAGCCGCCGCATGGATCCCCGTTCCGGCGTGAACCTCACCTGGGGCAGCATCCACGCGGGCTCCGCCTTCAACGCGATCCCCAGCTCCGGCACGCTCGAGGGCACCCTGCGGTGCCTGGACCACGACGCCTGGGACCGGGCCGAGGACCTGCTGGAGGAGGTGCTGGCCGACCTGGTGCGCCCCTGGGGTGTGGAGGCCCGCGTGACCCACGACCGCGGCGTCCCCCCGGTCTCCAACTCCCCGCACAGCGTGGAGGTGCTCTCCGCTGCGGTCACCAGCGTGTTGGGCCGACAGAACCTCGACCCCACCGCGCAGTCCCTGGGCGGGGAGGACTTCGCCTGGTACCTCGAGAAGGTCCCCGGGGCTCTGGCGCGCCTGGGCACCCGCACTCCCGGAGGTCGCACCTACGACCTGCACATGGGGGACCTGATGATCGACGAGCGCGCGATCGGCATCGGTGCCGAGGTGCTGGCCACCGCCTGCGTGCTGCGGGACCCCTATCCGACCTGA
- a CDS encoding mannose-1-phosphate guanylyltransferase: protein MPEMPFVPVIPAGGAGTRLWPLSRRSHPKFLLDLTGSGSSLLQQTLARLAPLSDLAPIVVTGTSHAAAVEDQIAASGFEARVLAEPSPRNSMPAIALAAAVVEREQPDAVIGSFAADHLIVDTEGFARSVTAARRAAELGYLVTLGVEPTHPATGFGYIEQRTAANAMDGHDAAALRSTGARPVVRFVEKPDRARAEEFLASGDFLWNAGMFVVGATVLLDALSQQIPSLAEGARSIAAALGTDREEEAMAGTWPALTSIAIDHALAEPLAAAGRVAVVPAGFDWDDVGDFRALARQLRAGTDLTGADGASDGTVAGVNRVDGPDCDVRVLGTAHVDAVGSRATVYGATHRHVALVGLDGVSIVETDDVLLVLADEHAQDLATLVGRLPEAGLDHLR from the coding sequence ATGCCCGAAATGCCCTTCGTCCCCGTGATCCCCGCCGGCGGTGCCGGCACCCGGCTGTGGCCGCTCTCGCGCCGTTCACACCCGAAGTTCCTCCTGGACCTCACCGGCAGCGGATCCTCGCTCCTCCAGCAGACCCTCGCCCGCCTGGCGCCGCTCTCCGACCTTGCGCCGATCGTCGTCACCGGCACCTCGCACGCTGCAGCAGTCGAGGACCAGATCGCGGCCTCGGGGTTCGAGGCCCGGGTCCTTGCCGAGCCCTCGCCCCGCAACTCCATGCCGGCCATCGCTCTCGCCGCCGCCGTGGTCGAACGCGAGCAGCCCGACGCCGTGATCGGCTCCTTCGCTGCCGATCACCTGATCGTCGACACCGAGGGCTTCGCCCGCAGCGTCACGGCTGCCCGGCGGGCGGCTGAACTGGGTTACCTCGTGACCCTGGGTGTCGAGCCCACCCATCCAGCCACGGGCTTCGGGTACATCGAGCAGCGCACTGCTGCGAACGCCATGGACGGGCACGATGCAGCGGCACTGCGGTCCACGGGCGCCCGGCCCGTGGTGCGCTTCGTGGAGAAGCCCGACCGCGCTCGCGCCGAGGAGTTCCTGGCCTCCGGTGACTTCCTGTGGAACGCCGGGATGTTCGTCGTCGGCGCGACGGTGCTGCTGGACGCGCTGTCCCAGCAGATCCCGTCCCTCGCGGAAGGGGCGCGGAGCATCGCCGCGGCCCTCGGGACCGATCGCGAGGAGGAAGCGATGGCCGGCACCTGGCCCGCACTCACCAGCATCGCCATCGACCACGCCCTGGCAGAGCCGCTGGCTGCAGCGGGGAGGGTGGCCGTGGTGCCCGCCGGCTTCGACTGGGACGACGTGGGTGACTTCCGAGCCCTCGCCCGGCAGCTCAGGGCGGGCACCGACCTGACCGGGGCGGACGGGGCATCCGACGGGACGGTCGCGGGCGTTAACCGGGTCGACGGGCCGGACTGCGATGTCCGGGTGCTGGGAACAGCCCACGTCGATGCCGTGGGCTCGAGGGCCACGGTGTACGGTGCCACCCATCGTCACGTCGCCCTGGTAGGGCTGGACGGGGTCAGCATCGTCGAGACCGATGACGTGCTGCTGGTCCTCGCCGATGAGCACGCCCAGGATTTAGCGACCCTGGTGGGCAGGCTCCCCGAGGCCGGGCTCGACCATCTGCGCTGA
- the sdhC gene encoding succinate dehydrogenase, cytochrome b556 subunit, producing the protein MASAQSGTLYRGREGMWSWVAHRISGMLIFLFLLVHVLDTALVRVSPEAYNEVIGHYKSVVFGIGEIGLVGAVAFHALNGLRIILVDFWSQGTRRQRALFWGVVVVWTLLMIGFVPRHLMHMFGG; encoded by the coding sequence GTGGCATCAGCCCAGTCCGGGACGCTCTATCGCGGCCGCGAGGGCATGTGGTCCTGGGTCGCGCACCGCATCTCGGGAATGCTCATCTTCCTGTTCCTGCTCGTGCATGTCCTGGACACAGCACTGGTGCGGGTCTCCCCCGAGGCCTACAACGAGGTCATCGGCCACTACAAGTCCGTGGTGTTCGGCATCGGTGAGATCGGCCTGGTGGGCGCTGTCGCCTTCCATGCCCTCAACGGCCTGCGGATCATCCTGGTGGACTTCTGGTCCCAGGGCACCCGCCGTCAGCGGGCGTTGTTCTGGGGAGTCGTCGTGGTGTGGACGCTGCTGATGATCGGCTTCGTCCCCCGCCACCTGATGCACATGTTCGGAGGCTGA
- the sdhD gene encoding succinate dehydrogenase, hydrophobic membrane anchor protein produces the protein MTTATSIPDPSTRYRRTGQRGINSEMLSWLFMRISGVLLVILVFGHLFVNLWLGEGVKGIDFAFVAGKWASPFWQVWDLLMLWLGLIHGGNGVRTIINDYARGSTLRLVLKGLLYFAVVITIVLGTLVVFTFDPCPVGADPSLLPSICEG, from the coding sequence ATGACCACCGCTACCTCGATCCCGGATCCCTCGACCCGCTACCGCCGCACCGGCCAGCGCGGGATTAACTCCGAGATGCTGTCCTGGCTGTTCATGCGGATCTCCGGCGTGCTGCTGGTGATCCTGGTGTTCGGCCACCTGTTCGTGAACCTGTGGCTGGGCGAGGGTGTCAAGGGCATCGACTTCGCCTTCGTCGCCGGCAAGTGGGCCTCCCCCTTCTGGCAGGTCTGGGACCTGCTGATGCTGTGGCTGGGCCTGATCCACGGCGGCAACGGCGTGCGCACGATCATCAACGACTACGCGCGCGGCTCCACGCTGCGCCTGGTCCTCAAGGGGCTGCTGTACTTCGCGGTGGTGATCACGATCGTGCTGGGCACCCTGGTGGTCTTCACCTTCGATCCGTGCCCCGTGGGCGCCGATCCGTCCCTGCTGCCCTCCATCTGCGAGGGCTGA
- the sdhA gene encoding succinate dehydrogenase flavoprotein subunit — MQTHSYDVVIVGAGGAGMRAALESSKRARTAVVTKLYPTRSHTGAAQGGMCAALANVEEDNWEWHTYDTVKGGDYLVDQDAAEVMAKEAIDAVLDLEKMGLPFNRTPEGRIDQRRFGGHTREHGEAPVRRACYAADRTGHMILQTLYQNCVKQQVEFFNEYYVLDILMTGDPRTDEGVRAAGVVTYELATGEIHVFRAKSVVFASGGFGKIFKTTSNAHTLTGDGPAMALRRGIPLEDMEFFQFHPTGLAGLGILLSEAARGEGGILRNSEMERFMERYAPTLKDLAPRDVVARAMANEVREGRGAGPNKDYVYLDLTHLEPAHIDAKLPDITEFARTYLGVEPYTEPVPVFPTAHYAMGGIPTNIRGEVLRNAVDTIPGLYAAGEVACVSVHGGNRLGTNSLLDINVFGRRAGIAAAEHAATVELPELAEGVEVPTVELLERLRDRPATDDRIADIRRDLQETMDANVQVFRTDETCRQALADIAALKKRYETVAVQDKGKRYNLDLLEAVELGFLLDLAEVVALGALYRKESRGGHFREDFEKRDDANFLHHTMAYRTLEGEQGSEGTSIRLGTKPVVITRYEPKERTF; from the coding sequence ATGCAGACCCATAGCTACGACGTGGTGATCGTCGGCGCCGGCGGCGCAGGAATGCGCGCCGCCCTGGAGTCCTCCAAGCGCGCGCGCACCGCCGTGGTCACCAAGCTGTACCCCACCCGCTCCCACACCGGCGCGGCCCAGGGCGGCATGTGCGCTGCCCTCGCCAACGTCGAGGAGGACAACTGGGAGTGGCACACCTACGACACCGTCAAGGGCGGTGACTACCTGGTGGACCAGGACGCCGCCGAGGTGATGGCCAAGGAGGCCATCGACGCGGTGCTGGACCTGGAGAAGATGGGCCTGCCCTTCAACCGCACCCCCGAGGGCCGCATCGACCAGCGCCGCTTCGGCGGGCACACCCGTGAGCACGGTGAGGCACCCGTGCGCCGCGCCTGCTACGCCGCGGACCGCACCGGCCACATGATCCTGCAGACCCTCTACCAGAACTGCGTCAAGCAGCAGGTGGAGTTCTTCAACGAGTACTACGTGCTGGACATCCTGATGACCGGCGACCCCCGCACCGACGAGGGCGTGCGCGCCGCCGGCGTGGTCACCTACGAGCTGGCCACCGGTGAGATCCACGTGTTCCGCGCCAAGTCCGTGGTGTTCGCCTCCGGCGGCTTCGGCAAGATCTTCAAGACCACCTCCAACGCCCACACCCTCACCGGTGACGGCCCCGCCATGGCGCTGCGCCGGGGCATCCCCCTGGAGGACATGGAGTTCTTCCAGTTCCACCCCACGGGCCTGGCGGGCCTCGGGATCCTGCTGTCCGAGGCGGCCCGTGGTGAGGGCGGCATCCTGCGCAACAGCGAGATGGAGCGCTTCATGGAGCGCTACGCCCCCACGCTGAAGGACCTCGCCCCGCGTGACGTGGTGGCCCGCGCCATGGCCAACGAGGTGCGCGAGGGCCGCGGTGCCGGCCCCAACAAGGACTACGTGTACCTGGACCTCACCCACCTCGAGCCCGCGCACATCGACGCCAAGCTGCCGGACATCACCGAGTTCGCCCGCACCTACCTGGGTGTGGAGCCGTACACGGAGCCGGTGCCGGTGTTCCCCACCGCCCACTACGCGATGGGCGGCATCCCCACCAACATCCGCGGCGAGGTGCTGCGCAACGCGGTCGACACCATCCCGGGCCTGTACGCAGCCGGTGAGGTGGCCTGCGTGTCCGTGCACGGCGGCAACCGCCTGGGCACCAACTCCCTGCTGGACATCAACGTGTTCGGCCGCCGCGCCGGGATCGCCGCCGCGGAGCACGCCGCCACGGTGGAGCTGCCGGAACTGGCCGAGGGCGTCGAGGTCCCCACGGTGGAGCTGCTGGAGCGTCTACGCGACCGCCCCGCCACCGATGACCGCATCGCCGACATCCGCCGTGACCTGCAGGAGACCATGGACGCCAATGTCCAGGTGTTCCGCACCGACGAGACCTGCCGCCAGGCCCTCGCCGACATCGCCGCCCTGAAGAAGCGCTACGAGACCGTCGCGGTGCAGGACAAGGGCAAGCGCTACAACCTGGACCTGCTGGAGGCCGTGGAGCTCGGCTTCCTGCTGGACCTGGCCGAGGTCGTGGCCCTGGGCGCGCTGTACCGCAAGGAGTCCCGCGGTGGTCACTTCCGCGAGGACTTCGAGAAGCGCGACGACGCCAACTTCCTGCACCACACGATGGCCTACCGCACCCTGGAGGGTGAGCAGGGCAGTGAGGGCACCTCGATCCGCCTGGGCACCAAGCCCGTGGTGATCACCCGTTACGAGCCGAAGGAGCGCACGTTCTGA
- a CDS encoding succinate dehydrogenase iron-sulfur subunit gives MTAVAEKPEATSSEQGAAEIPSFEVTLRIARFDPDSEQGTHWQDFTITMHGTDRVLDALHEIKWHLDGSLSFRRSCAHGICGSDAMRINGRNRLACKTLLKDMDIDKPITIEPIKGLPVEKDLIVDMEPFFQSYREVMPFLVAKGQEPSRERLQSAEQRERFDDTTKCILCAACTSSCPVFWTDGQYFGPAAIVNAHRFIFDSRDDAGEQRLEILNSREGVWRCRTTFNCTEACPRGIEVTKAIAEVKQAVIRGRV, from the coding sequence ATGACCGCTGTCGCCGAGAAGCCCGAGGCCACCTCCTCCGAACAGGGAGCAGCCGAGATCCCCTCCTTCGAGGTCACCCTGCGGATCGCCCGCTTCGACCCGGATTCGGAGCAGGGCACCCACTGGCAGGACTTCACCATCACCATGCACGGCACGGACCGTGTGCTGGACGCCCTGCACGAGATCAAGTGGCACCTGGACGGCTCGCTGTCCTTCCGTCGCTCCTGCGCGCACGGCATCTGCGGATCCGATGCGATGCGGATCAACGGCCGCAACCGTCTGGCCTGCAAGACCCTGCTGAAGGACATGGACATCGACAAGCCCATCACCATCGAGCCCATCAAGGGGCTGCCGGTGGAGAAGGACCTGATCGTGGACATGGAGCCCTTCTTCCAGTCCTACCGCGAGGTGATGCCGTTCCTGGTCGCCAAGGGGCAGGAGCCCAGCCGGGAGCGCCTGCAGTCCGCTGAGCAGCGCGAGCGGTTCGACGACACCACCAAGTGCATCCTGTGCGCGGCGTGCACCTCGTCCTGCCCGGTGTTCTGGACCGACGGCCAGTACTTCGGTCCTGCCGCGATCGTGAACGCCCACCGCTTCATCTTCGACTCCCGCGACGACGCCGGGGAGCAGCGCCTGGAGATCCTCAACTCCCGTGAGGGCGTGTGGCGCTGCCGCACCACCTTCAACTGCACCGAGGCCTGCCCCCGCGGCATCGAGGTCACCAAGGCCATCGCCGAGGTCAAGCAGGCGGTCATCCGCGGTCGCGTCTGA